From Elusimicrobiota bacterium, a single genomic window includes:
- a CDS encoding response regulator transcription factor has product MSDKILLIDDDENWPELVREFLTSHGYELDLAWTSREALELAKTGHYALILLDLKLGHKSGLDIFKMLRLYPATKHVPIFMLTANEDAGAAKYVLSSGNSEFIVKSSNLKLLEVRIAAKLNQARLEKNGDGVLAIGYVTLHPSRLLEISDISAIQLTRTEFSIVRPIMVKRGDIATRQELILKCWRIRQNHDAYPRFDHNLNARIAILHRKLGDFKELIKTVAYDGYRFDTKLSEDLASPKR; this is encoded by the coding sequence ATGAGCGATAAAATTCTTCTCATCGACGATGATGAAAACTGGCCCGAATTAGTTCGCGAGTTTTTGACGAGCCACGGCTACGAGCTCGACCTGGCGTGGACAAGCCGCGAGGCCTTGGAACTAGCCAAAACCGGACACTATGCCCTGATTTTATTGGATTTGAAGTTGGGTCATAAAAGCGGCTTGGATATTTTCAAAATGTTGCGGCTCTATCCGGCTACCAAACATGTTCCTATTTTCATGTTGACGGCTAATGAGGACGCTGGCGCCGCAAAATACGTTCTGAGCTCGGGCAACAGCGAATTCATCGTCAAATCGTCCAATTTGAAACTTCTCGAAGTTCGGATCGCCGCCAAACTTAACCAAGCGCGCTTGGAAAAAAACGGCGATGGGGTGTTGGCCATAGGTTATGTGACGCTTCATCCCTCGCGTCTCCTGGAAATTTCCGATATCAGCGCTATCCAACTCACGAGAACCGAATTCAGCATCGTGCGTCCGATCATGGTCAAACGCGGAGACATTGCCACGCGCCAGGAACTGATCTTAAAATGCTGGAGAATCAGGCAAAACCACGACGCTTACCCCCGCTTTGATCATAATCTCAATGCGCGCATCGCTATTCTTCATCGGAAATTGGGCGATTTTAAAGAGTTGATCAAAACCGTAGCCTACGACGGTTATCGTTTCGATACAAAACTTTCCGAAGACCTCGCTTCGCCTAAACGCTGA
- the mtnA gene encoding S-methyl-5-thioribose-1-phosphate isomerase: MKARRPRPPIEPIQWTRSGIFLLDQRLLPSKERYVRIRSLKEAVWAIKEMVVRGAPAIGVTAALALALEARKQRVSGGKFLSVFAGWSRTLGKSRPTAVNLRNALDYMQAAARTLVNQNGMPVARGLEHAALKYLEDDLAANYALNCHGVALVKKLSRGQGPVNILTICNTGSLATSGFGTALGVIQEAFRRGRRVHVYACETRPWLQGSRLTTWELKKSGISHTLIADGAAAFLMKRTGVDLVITGADRITRQGDVANKIGTYALAVLARQHGVPFYVAAPMTTFDPSLNSGDDITIEERKPEELTFLRGVPLAPAKTKAWNPVFDVTPASLVRAYVTEKGILKAGDIAGLMA; this comes from the coding sequence ATGAAGGCACGCAGACCTAGGCCGCCGATCGAGCCGATTCAATGGACGCGCTCCGGGATTTTTTTGTTGGATCAGCGGCTTCTGCCATCGAAGGAACGCTATGTGCGCATTCGCTCCTTAAAGGAAGCGGTTTGGGCGATTAAAGAAATGGTGGTGCGCGGCGCCCCGGCCATCGGTGTGACCGCGGCTTTGGCCCTAGCGCTTGAGGCTCGCAAACAGCGCGTTTCCGGCGGGAAATTTTTGAGCGTTTTTGCAGGTTGGAGCCGGACTTTGGGCAAGAGCCGGCCCACGGCCGTGAATTTAAGAAATGCTTTGGACTATATGCAAGCCGCGGCCCGGACGCTTGTCAACCAAAATGGGATGCCTGTGGCCAGGGGTTTGGAACATGCCGCATTGAAATACCTTGAGGATGATTTGGCCGCCAATTACGCATTGAATTGTCATGGGGTGGCTTTGGTAAAGAAATTAAGCCGCGGCCAGGGGCCGGTAAACATATTGACGATTTGCAATACCGGGTCGCTGGCGACTTCGGGTTTCGGTACGGCTCTGGGCGTGATTCAGGAGGCGTTCCGTCGGGGGCGGCGCGTGCATGTCTATGCCTGCGAAACAAGGCCGTGGCTTCAGGGCAGCCGTTTGACCACCTGGGAGTTGAAGAAATCCGGAATTTCCCATACCCTGATCGCGGACGGAGCCGCCGCTTTTTTAATGAAGCGGACCGGCGTTGATTTGGTGATCACCGGCGCGGACCGCATCACGCGTCAAGGCGACGTGGCCAATAAAATCGGCACTTATGCCCTGGCGGTTTTGGCGCGGCAGCACGGCGTTCCTTTTTATGTGGCGGCGCCCATGACCACGTTCGACCCATCGTTGAACAGCGGCGACGATATAACCATCGAGGAACGCAAACCCGAAGAATTGACTTTTTTGAGAGGGGTTCCTTTGGCTCCGGCTAAAACCAAAGCCTGGAATCCTGTTTTTGACGTCACCCCCGCCTCCTTAGTGCGGGCTTATGTGACGGAGAAAGGAATACTGAAGGCCGGGGACATCGCGGGCTTGATGGCCTGA
- a CDS encoding phosphoenolpyruvate carboxykinase, whose amino-acid sequence MMALALKTPLKILNNPGRNELRRLSQREETTTAYGAPAYFTLKSASRSASSTQMLADRPLGLGQTPANPDAVRYAEDMLEKILPQLELIQIDRVIGNNNRKTWHCRLLIPKEYARIALLWSETLFEASPSQRDPQTKPDFLTIDIPNWPEAFPSANGTNKIGPKGIFVRADEGKTYIFGTDYVGEVKMSFLRQAMYQMKKAGGLGLHAGSKILKLKNASGALENIGVLLFGLSGTGKTTLTLESHGLKTPEGIELLQDDIVWMTTTGEALGTEDNFYVKTEGVSKDTQPGIDLALLDPGTVFENVSVNEKSKMPEFLNFSRGTNGRALAIRRKIPGSSDEINLNKVHKIFFITRRDTIVPPVAKLTPRQAAAYFMLGESIETSAGDPTKAGQPKHEVGFNPFIIGREDEEGKRIGDIIQANSIECFLLNTGSLGKNGDQNLPPKKITQQVSSKIIEMVSRNAISWTKDSDWGYETAVKVPDLSSWSADYDPRRYYSSAAYQQLTQELKTERSEFLARYRFELPTN is encoded by the coding sequence ATGATGGCTTTAGCTTTGAAGACACCGCTCAAAATTTTAAACAACCCGGGCCGCAACGAATTGCGGCGGCTCTCCCAACGCGAAGAAACAACCACGGCTTACGGCGCTCCGGCTTATTTCACCTTGAAATCCGCTTCCCGCTCGGCCTCCAGCACGCAAATGCTTGCCGACCGTCCGCTCGGCCTCGGGCAAACGCCCGCGAATCCGGACGCCGTCCGCTACGCCGAGGACATGCTCGAAAAAATTCTGCCTCAGCTCGAATTAATTCAAATCGACCGGGTCATCGGCAACAACAATCGTAAAACGTGGCATTGCCGCCTTTTAATCCCCAAGGAATATGCGCGCATCGCTCTCTTATGGTCCGAAACTCTATTTGAGGCTTCTCCCAGCCAAAGGGACCCGCAGACAAAACCCGATTTCCTGACCATCGACATCCCTAACTGGCCCGAGGCCTTCCCGAGCGCCAACGGCACGAATAAAATCGGGCCCAAAGGAATTTTCGTGCGCGCGGATGAGGGTAAAACCTATATTTTCGGCACGGATTATGTCGGCGAAGTCAAAATGTCCTTCCTACGCCAAGCCATGTATCAAATGAAAAAAGCCGGCGGCTTGGGGCTTCATGCCGGCAGCAAAATTTTAAAGCTCAAGAACGCCTCCGGCGCCCTTGAGAATATCGGCGTTCTGTTATTTGGACTCTCCGGCACGGGCAAAACCACGCTGACGCTCGAAAGCCATGGTCTGAAGACCCCGGAAGGCATTGAACTGCTTCAAGACGACATCGTCTGGATGACCACAACCGGCGAAGCCCTTGGAACGGAAGACAATTTTTACGTTAAAACTGAAGGCGTTTCCAAAGACACCCAGCCCGGCATTGATCTGGCGCTGCTTGATCCCGGCACGGTTTTTGAAAATGTCAGCGTTAATGAAAAGTCCAAAATGCCCGAATTTTTGAATTTTTCGCGGGGCACCAACGGCCGGGCCCTGGCCATCCGCCGCAAAATTCCGGGCTCCTCGGATGAAATCAATCTCAATAAAGTCCACAAGATTTTCTTTATCACGCGCCGCGACACCATTGTTCCGCCGGTGGCCAAACTGACGCCACGGCAAGCCGCGGCGTATTTCATGCTGGGGGAATCCATCGAAACATCCGCCGGCGACCCGACAAAAGCCGGTCAGCCCAAGCATGAGGTCGGCTTCAATCCCTTCATCATCGGACGCGAGGATGAAGAAGGAAAACGCATCGGGGACATTATTCAAGCCAACAGCATCGAATGTTTCCTCTTAAATACCGGTTCCCTGGGCAAAAACGGGGATCAAAATTTACCGCCCAAAAAAATCACGCAGCAGGTCTCATCCAAAATCATCGAGATGGTTTCAAGAAATGCCATTTCCTGGACCAAAGATTCGGACTGGGGCTACGAAACAGCCGTTAAGGTTCCCGATCTGTCGTCTTGGTCCGCTGATTACGACCCGCGCCGCTACTACAGCAGCGCCGCCTATCAACAATTGACCCAGGAACTCAAAACTGAACGGTCTGAATTCCTGGCCCGCTATCGCTTCGAATTACCGACGAATTAA